From one Candidatus Methylomirabilis lanthanidiphila genomic stretch:
- a CDS encoding Dolichyl-phosphate-mannose-protein mannosyltransferase yields the protein MTTAQQVGFRNGMINKYSIIAILIFGSVLRLVLFCGDGLGDDPNYFAAFKNIYDGRMFNSQYYYRFSYWIPQIVIWKIFGINEFTFILPVLLSSIGCIYVVYLIGRELFDIETGLIAATLMAVNPFEVLNATLISTDVNLSLYMLLAVYFFVVAQRHYSAFYFVLSALFIFLAFVNKLFGAYILPVILGFYLAREGWDLRKISRYLTFMVSLMVLFLILFITCWFLVGDPFTYITIFGQNREPPHIAPLDAYQLMIYPNQMFFKNEFGESLHGYHFYGVVLCLLIGVRNNVCEKIFPVLVWFLVMFFFVEFFPHKVRDFIPYTIPRIFRYFVIVVPPSIIFVSYYWNRFRKNYQTIFAVAFAVYVAFSIPWSYESTRIARIAFGEVRDATTYLKNQNGDIYSDWYLISKIERLENGGRRDPRLHAWINTETPEAWQQKFLSVETGYVVTGGPRLPYYGCFSCIPNLGHFVPPRNWRMLREFDDRGYPPWKVEPLRIWYVEKR from the coding sequence ATGACCACAGCTCAGCAGGTCGGTTTCAGGAATGGCATGATCAACAAATATTCCATCATAGCAATCCTGATTTTCGGTTCAGTCCTCAGATTAGTATTGTTTTGTGGTGATGGCTTAGGAGACGACCCCAATTACTTTGCGGCATTCAAGAATATTTATGATGGTCGAATGTTCAATAGCCAGTACTACTATAGGTTTTCCTACTGGATCCCACAGATAGTAATCTGGAAAATCTTTGGAATTAACGAATTCACATTTATTCTTCCTGTACTTCTTTCGTCAATTGGCTGCATTTATGTAGTGTACTTAATCGGGAGAGAGCTGTTTGATATCGAAACAGGCCTCATTGCCGCGACATTAATGGCGGTCAATCCCTTTGAAGTGCTTAACGCTACATTAATATCCACCGATGTGAATCTTTCTCTGTATATGCTATTGGCGGTATATTTCTTTGTTGTCGCGCAAAGACATTACAGCGCCTTCTATTTTGTTCTGTCAGCGTTATTTATATTCTTGGCCTTTGTAAATAAACTTTTTGGCGCCTATATTCTACCGGTTATTCTCGGATTTTATCTTGCGAGAGAGGGATGGGATCTCAGGAAGATTTCTAGATACTTAACGTTCATGGTATCTCTCATGGTCTTGTTTCTTATCTTATTTATAACCTGCTGGTTCCTGGTGGGAGATCCGTTCACCTACATCACGATTTTTGGTCAGAATCGAGAGCCGCCCCATATCGCACCGCTCGATGCATACCAACTGATGATATATCCGAATCAGATGTTCTTTAAGAATGAATTCGGTGAAAGCCTGCACGGATATCATTTCTATGGTGTCGTACTGTGCTTATTGATTGGCGTTAGAAACAATGTTTGTGAGAAAATCTTCCCTGTCTTAGTGTGGTTTCTGGTGATGTTTTTCTTTGTTGAATTTTTTCCGCACAAGGTGAGGGATTTTATTCCGTATACGATCCCACGTATCTTCAGATACTTTGTCATCGTCGTCCCCCCCTCAATTATTTTCGTGTCTTATTATTGGAACAGATTCAGAAAGAACTATCAGACCATTTTCGCCGTCGCTTTTGCTGTGTATGTAGCGTTTTCTATTCCCTGGTCTTATGAATCAACTCGAATAGCCAGGATTGCTTTTGGCGAGGTGAGAGACGCCACTACGTATCTGAAAAATCAGAATGGTGACATCTACTCCGATTGGTATTTGATATCCAAGATCGAACGGCTTGAGAATGGGGGAAGACGCGACCCGAGGCTCCATGCATGGATCAATACCGAAACACCAGAGGCATGGCAGCAAAAATTCTTGAGCGTGGAAACGGGATACGTTGTGACCGGAGGACCCAGGTTGCCGTATTATGGTTGCTTTAGCTGTATCCCGAATCTTGGGCATTTTGTCCCGCCACGAAATTGGAGAATGCTCAGGGAGTTCGATGATCGCGGATATCCACCATGGAAAGTAGAGCCTTTGCGGATTTGGTACGTTGAAAAACGATGA
- a CDS encoding glycosyl transferase, producing the protein MSHAPAGPQSNRDPLTFLIPAYNEEAILRASIDRLRAFLKERDIEQYEIILVSNGSTDRTVEIAEASALGRDDLRVIALDRRGVGRAFKEGIRRAQHDRVICLDLDLTIDLAFIESAAAVLATADIVIGSKQTGAQQRSLFRRLASASFIACTRHLLGLEFTDYSIGAKAYRRSAVISHLPALADGSAYVVQLIAWGHREGAAIAEIPVWCDDRRRSKFNLLHEGLYRFGSLFLLWLQVRTKRDRVARR; encoded by the coding sequence ATGTCTCATGCCCCCGCAGGACCTCAGTCAAACCGGGACCCGCTGACCTTCCTGATCCCCGCGTACAACGAGGAAGCCATTCTGCGCGCCAGCATCGACCGCCTGCGAGCCTTCCTGAAAGAGCGGGATATTGAGCAGTACGAGATAATTCTTGTCAGCAACGGTTCTACAGACCGAACCGTTGAAATAGCCGAGGCGAGCGCGCTGGGTCGCGATGATCTGCGGGTCATTGCGCTGGACCGCCGCGGCGTAGGCCGCGCGTTCAAAGAGGGGATCCGACGCGCGCAACACGACCGAGTGATCTGCCTGGATCTCGACCTGACTATTGATCTGGCGTTTATCGAATCAGCCGCGGCCGTACTCGCAACCGCCGATATCGTCATCGGCTCCAAGCAAACCGGTGCGCAACAGCGCTCGTTGTTCCGGCGGCTGGCGAGCGCCTCGTTTATCGCCTGTACCCGCCATTTGCTGGGCCTGGAGTTCACCGACTATTCCATCGGCGCAAAGGCCTACCGACGGTCGGCCGTCATCTCACACCTTCCCGCCCTCGCCGACGGAAGCGCGTATGTGGTGCAACTCATCGCGTGGGGCCACCGTGAAGGCGCCGCCATCGCGGAGATTCCGGTCTGGTGCGATGATCGCCGGCGAAGCAAGTTCAACCTCCTCCACGAGGGCCTCTACCGATTCGGCAGTCTGTTCCTCCTGTGGCTTCAGGTGCGTACGAAACGCGATCGGGTGGCCAGGAGATGA
- a CDS encoding radical SAM protein, producing MSGRQLKVLLVNPSWDGLVSRKGQRFNRAWPPLDLLNCAAILEQDGLSASLIDARAIPTPLNAIREAAAQADLVFVTSSPIDRWQCPNLDLDPFLAVTNLVDHEKLHVMGAHGTVAPGELLTMTRARAVIRGEPELAVRALCEGKDLSEVPGATYLREGAILNNPEGPALDLTSLPMPAFRLLDFGYYRYEILGDRFALLETTRGCHYRCHFCLLKMYGKGYRRKDPDQVVREVTYLVGEAGARTGYFIDLEFTAAREYVWDLCERLIVAGLPFEWACQTRADYVDGPLLNLMKRAGCRLIHFGVESGSARVLAATNKRITLEQIERGVVEAKQAGIDQVCFFMFGFPGETQEDMDATITFAKRLNPTYASFHAVSPYRGTTLYEMSGSDELFPEVFSKEHDSDILQGIVNRAFQQFYLRPAVLWSRLCRMDLRLWRRQAALFLDFVRPALFG from the coding sequence GTGTCGGGAAGGCAACTGAAAGTCCTGCTGGTCAATCCGAGCTGGGACGGGCTGGTAAGCCGAAAGGGGCAGCGGTTCAACCGCGCCTGGCCGCCGCTCGATCTGCTCAACTGCGCGGCGATCCTGGAGCAGGACGGGCTGAGCGCCAGCCTCATCGATGCCCGCGCCATCCCCACCCCGCTGAACGCCATTCGAGAGGCTGCGGCACAGGCCGATCTGGTCTTCGTGACCTCGTCTCCCATCGACCGGTGGCAATGCCCCAATCTCGATCTGGACCCATTCCTGGCCGTCACAAACCTGGTGGACCATGAGAAGCTGCACGTGATGGGCGCGCATGGGACCGTTGCGCCCGGCGAGCTGCTCACTATGACGCGGGCGCGGGCGGTGATCCGCGGCGAGCCTGAACTGGCCGTCCGGGCGCTCTGCGAGGGTAAAGACCTTTCCGAGGTACCGGGTGCCACCTATCTCCGGGAGGGTGCGATCCTCAATAACCCGGAAGGGCCGGCGCTCGATCTGACGAGCCTTCCGATGCCCGCCTTCCGTCTCCTCGACTTCGGTTACTATCGGTACGAGATTCTCGGCGACCGGTTTGCCCTGCTGGAAACGACGCGCGGGTGCCACTACCGATGTCATTTCTGTCTTCTCAAAATGTACGGGAAGGGCTATCGGAGGAAAGATCCCGATCAGGTTGTCCGCGAGGTGACGTATCTGGTCGGGGAAGCGGGCGCCAGGACCGGATACTTTATCGATCTGGAGTTCACGGCAGCGCGGGAGTATGTCTGGGATCTATGCGAGCGACTGATCGTGGCCGGGCTACCCTTCGAGTGGGCGTGTCAGACGAGGGCCGATTATGTGGACGGACCGCTCCTGAACCTGATGAAGCGCGCCGGCTGCCGGCTGATCCACTTCGGCGTTGAAAGCGGTTCGGCTCGGGTGCTGGCCGCGACCAACAAGCGGATTACGCTTGAGCAGATTGAGCGGGGCGTTGTGGAAGCCAAGCAGGCAGGAATCGATCAGGTCTGCTTTTTTATGTTCGGATTCCCCGGGGAGACACAAGAGGATATGGACGCGACCATCACCTTTGCCAAGCGCCTGAATCCGACATATGCCTCCTTCCATGCCGTCAGCCCGTACCGAGGGACCACGCTCTATGAGATGAGCGGATCAGATGAGCTGTTCCCTGAGGTATTCAGCAAGGAGCATGATTCCGACATCCTCCAGGGAATCGTAAACCGGGCGTTCCAGCAATTCTATCTGCGACCGGCCGTGCTCTGGTCCAGGCTGTGCCGAATGGACCTTCGGCTATGGCGCCGGCAGGCTGCCCTATTCCTGGACTTCGTGCGACCGGCGCTCTTCGGATAA
- a CDS encoding membrane protein has translation MKEVIAVTDKVKAALASSSGYREKGEIGPYKIFGVRQGSGQYVVPLRYQPMMATDGDWKRLAYDWFQKPEWLDVPLIFLRTGEPAPKAAPPFTGLEDVPEKRLFPSECHVKDAVGNEEVRFETDCPGRPHLVKVSYHPKWRVEGADRIYLVSPAFMLVYPTTTHVRLVFGNRWPDYAGWVATGVGIAWLLAEGLVLLSRKRYSRPL, from the coding sequence GTGAAAGAGGTGATTGCCGTCACGGACAAGGTCAAGGCGGCGCTGGCGTCAAGCTCAGGGTACCGTGAGAAAGGGGAGATCGGACCATACAAAATCTTCGGGGTCCGTCAAGGAAGCGGCCAGTACGTTGTCCCGCTTCGGTACCAACCGATGATGGCGACCGATGGTGACTGGAAGCGGCTGGCCTATGACTGGTTCCAGAAACCGGAGTGGCTGGATGTCCCGCTCATCTTTCTGCGCACGGGCGAACCGGCGCCAAAGGCCGCGCCACCCTTTACAGGTCTGGAGGATGTGCCGGAGAAACGACTGTTCCCCTCGGAATGCCACGTGAAAGACGCTGTAGGCAATGAGGAGGTCCGGTTCGAGACCGACTGTCCCGGTCGCCCGCACTTGGTCAAAGTGTCCTACCATCCGAAATGGCGCGTTGAGGGCGCCGATCGGATCTACCTGGTGTCACCGGCCTTCATGCTGGTGTATCCCACGACCACGCACGTCCGACTCGTCTTTGGCAATCGCTGGCCCGATTATGCGGGGTGGGTCGCCACCGGGGTCGGGATCGCGTGGCTCCTTGCGGAAGGGCTTGTCTTACTGTCGAGGAAACGGTATAGTCGGCCTTTATGA
- a CDS encoding membrane protein, producing the protein MSDVRASPDTVPAESDHLPTGRRQVWIERSSTLVVLALTHGFLFWYFTPSLLLTPTITGGGDTIAHYVAARYLRDYLLPYGKLVGWMPGNFAGYPLFLFYFPLAFLLIAGLSLVVSFPVAFKLGTVAGTFGLPIASLVALRWIGCPFPIPALGAVLTLPFLFNAGNSMWGGNLPSTLAGEFSHSLSLTLLVLFVGALYRGVTERRHVGWCAVLFALVGLAHGYGMVMAAGFGLYFLAVESDFRGTLLYLVRVYALGGLLLGFWLVPLVAHLHYTTGFPITWAFTSPLEIIPVILWPVVVIAAATVGSALLPGKFPLTPALSLQRGARGSKKNSSPQPGGEDVGEGATTSMPMSAPTVPEVLRKRTDTAWLRIVYYLTYPVVFSVVLYFVSPRLNLVDVRFLAFAQFFLTLLAAAGLGRVLTRLPQSLRRAAPAVIGVLVIAWVAPQVSFIPTWIRWNFEGMEQKPWWRYYLVVSSIGLAGGPHSPRVVYQHSVLHDKVGTIRAFEALPLFSGRPTLEGAYMQSSPSSPFVFYIQSELTETPSCPFLPYKCTTFDPERRSPIWSCSM; encoded by the coding sequence ATGTCTGACGTTCGCGCATCGCCGGATACGGTGCCGGCGGAGTCGGACCACCTTCCGACGGGGAGGCGCCAAGTCTGGATCGAACGGTCGAGTACGCTGGTCGTTCTCGCGTTAACCCACGGGTTCCTGTTCTGGTACTTCACACCCTCCCTCCTTCTGACTCCGACGATCACCGGTGGGGGCGACACGATCGCTCATTATGTGGCGGCAAGGTATCTGCGGGATTACCTGCTCCCTTATGGAAAGCTCGTCGGCTGGATGCCGGGAAACTTCGCCGGGTATCCCCTCTTTCTCTTCTATTTCCCCCTCGCCTTTCTGCTGATTGCGGGCTTGAGTCTTGTCGTCTCATTCCCCGTCGCGTTTAAGCTGGGCACCGTCGCCGGGACGTTCGGCCTTCCGATCGCCTCGCTGGTTGCCCTTCGCTGGATCGGCTGCCCGTTTCCGATACCGGCCCTTGGCGCTGTTCTCACGCTTCCATTCTTGTTTAATGCGGGCAACAGCATGTGGGGTGGGAACCTCCCAAGCACACTGGCCGGTGAATTCTCTCACAGTCTGTCATTGACTCTGCTCGTGTTATTCGTGGGTGCGCTCTATCGGGGTGTGACTGAGCGACGCCACGTCGGCTGGTGTGCCGTACTGTTCGCCCTGGTCGGTCTGGCCCATGGCTACGGAATGGTGATGGCGGCGGGGTTTGGACTCTACTTTCTTGCCGTAGAGTCCGATTTTCGAGGCACCCTCCTGTATCTGGTGCGGGTGTATGCGCTTGGCGGGTTGCTGCTGGGGTTCTGGCTGGTGCCGCTCGTCGCGCATCTTCACTATACGACCGGATTCCCCATCACATGGGCGTTCACATCCCCTTTGGAAATTATCCCGGTCATACTATGGCCTGTTGTCGTCATAGCAGCGGCCACAGTCGGCTCGGCGTTATTGCCCGGTAAGTTTCCCCTCACCCCCGCCCTCTCCCTCCAAAGGGGGGCGAGGGGCAGCAAAAAGAACTCCTCTCCCCAACCTGGGGGAGAGGATGTAGGTGAGGGGGCGACGACGTCCATGCCTATGAGCGCTCCGACGGTGCCCGAGGTCTTGCGAAAGCGGACGGATACAGCGTGGCTTCGTATCGTCTACTACCTGACCTATCCTGTCGTCTTCTCCGTCGTGCTCTACTTTGTCTCGCCCCGACTGAACCTCGTAGATGTCAGGTTCCTGGCCTTTGCCCAATTCTTTCTAACGTTGCTGGCCGCGGCCGGTCTCGGTCGTGTGCTGACACGGCTGCCGCAGTCGCTCAGGCGAGCCGCGCCGGCCGTCATCGGCGTGTTGGTCATCGCGTGGGTCGCGCCTCAGGTCTCGTTTATCCCCACATGGATTCGTTGGAACTTTGAAGGGATGGAGCAGAAACCGTGGTGGCGATACTATCTTGTCGTAAGTTCCATCGGCCTGGCCGGCGGCCCTCATAGTCCGAGGGTCGTGTATCAGCATTCGGTTCTGCATGACAAGGTCGGCACGATCAGGGCATTCGAGGCATTGCCGCTCTTCTCGGGCCGTCCCACGCTTGAAGGGGCGTACATGCAGTCCTCTCCAAGCTCCCCGTTCGTGTTCTATATCCAGTCGGAGCTGACGGAGACCCCGTCTTGCCCCTTTCTCCCGTACAAGTGCACGACATTTGACCCGGAACGGCGCTCGCCCATCTGGAGTTGTTCAATGTGA
- a CDS encoding Glycosyl transferase, group 1, whose product MNICLIGPMHPLRGGIAHYNAQLALELKKRHEIAMISFSRQYPAVLFPGRTQFDPGPPPSGLIAEPLLDSINPVSWLRTGRRIAEIAPDLTVVHWWHPFFGPCLGAAVRVSRRRFGARVIFICHNVVPHEPFPAADSLTRFALATGHAWLVQSETDQRHLELFNLRGPALLAPHPPGQGFGEPIDQEEAKRRLGLTGTILLFFGLIRRYKGLPCLLEAMALVLQQVDCTLLVVGEFYDGKDQCLRLINTLGLASRVRVIDRFIPDDEVSLYFCAADLVVLPYESATQSGIVPIAYAFERPVVVTAVGGLPEAVQDGETGLLVEPRNPTALAAAIIRFFEERLGPAFSRNISQRTRFSWTDLARTLELAANHPATY is encoded by the coding sequence ATGAACATCTGTCTGATCGGCCCTATGCACCCTCTCCGAGGCGGAATCGCCCACTACAACGCGCAACTCGCGCTGGAGCTGAAGAAACGCCACGAGATCGCGATGATCTCGTTTTCGCGCCAGTATCCGGCCGTACTGTTCCCGGGGCGCACGCAGTTTGATCCGGGTCCGCCGCCTTCCGGACTCATCGCAGAACCGCTCCTCGACTCTATCAATCCGGTAAGCTGGTTGCGGACCGGTCGTCGGATCGCTGAAATCGCACCAGACCTAACCGTCGTTCACTGGTGGCATCCGTTCTTCGGCCCATGCCTCGGAGCAGCCGTACGCGTGTCCAGGAGGCGATTCGGCGCCCGCGTGATCTTCATCTGCCACAATGTGGTTCCGCACGAACCGTTTCCCGCGGCAGACAGCCTGACAAGGTTTGCCTTGGCCACAGGCCATGCGTGGCTCGTCCAGTCCGAGACCGACCAACGGCACCTGGAGTTGTTCAATCTGCGAGGTCCTGCTCTTCTGGCCCCTCACCCTCCAGGGCAAGGGTTCGGCGAGCCGATCGATCAAGAGGAGGCCAAGCGGCGTCTTGGCCTGACCGGAACGATCCTTCTCTTCTTCGGCTTGATCCGCCGGTACAAGGGACTGCCATGCTTACTCGAAGCCATGGCCCTCGTCCTCCAACAGGTGGATTGTACGCTCCTGGTTGTTGGAGAATTTTATGACGGAAAAGACCAGTGCCTGCGTCTCATCAACACACTGGGCCTGGCATCAAGAGTCCGGGTCATCGATCGTTTCATTCCGGACGACGAGGTCAGTCTCTACTTCTGCGCCGCCGATCTGGTCGTCCTCCCCTACGAGTCCGCTACCCAAAGCGGTATTGTCCCGATCGCGTATGCCTTCGAGCGTCCGGTCGTCGTCACTGCCGTGGGCGGGCTGCCGGAGGCTGTCCAGGACGGCGAAACCGGTCTGCTGGTCGAGCCCCGAAATCCCACCGCCTTAGCAGCAGCCATCATTCGCTTTTTCGAAGAACGACTCGGGCCGGCGTTCAGTCGCAACATTTCGCAGCGCACACGATTCTCGTGGACAGATCTGGCCCGAACCCTTGAGCTCGCGGCGAACCACCCCGCGACATACTGA
- a CDS encoding UDP-N-acetyl-D-glucosamine dehydrogenase: MASHISHLKDRIGRRDYTVGIIGLGYVGLPAVLRFWEVGFRVLGFDIDPHKVKRLNAGESYIRHLPSDRIASLSHSGRFEATGDFARLGEADALLVCVPTPLTRHRNPDLQYVIQTADAIARTLRPGQLICLESTTYPGTTEELLLPRFEAKGLTVGEDFFLVFSPEREDPGNARFGLAVIPKVLGGVSDACGELGEALYATIVSRVIRVASPKVAEMTKLLENIYRAINIALVNELKMLSDRMGINIWEAIDAAATKPFGFQPFYPGPGLGGHCIPIDPFYLTWKAREYGMTTHFIELAGEINHAMPAWVVGKVIEALNTRGTSLNGAKVLVLGVAYKPDIDDQRESPALEILTLLRQQGAHVNYADPHVPRCYGHRHYPDLDLTALPLTAETIQAQNAVILVTNHAAFDLELIRRHAPLIVDTRNAFKGIPPDKVVKA; the protein is encoded by the coding sequence ATGGCATCACATATCTCGCATCTGAAGGATCGCATCGGACGCCGGGACTACACGGTGGGCATCATCGGCCTGGGATATGTGGGGTTGCCGGCGGTCTTGCGTTTCTGGGAGGTGGGTTTTCGGGTGTTGGGGTTCGACATCGATCCCCACAAGGTCAAGCGGCTGAACGCGGGCGAAAGCTACATCCGGCACCTTCCATCGGATCGGATCGCCTCCCTGTCCCACTCGGGTCGATTTGAGGCGACCGGCGACTTCGCCCGCCTTGGCGAGGCCGACGCACTGCTCGTCTGTGTCCCGACGCCGTTAACGCGCCATCGCAACCCGGACCTCCAGTATGTGATACAGACCGCAGACGCCATTGCCCGGACCCTCCGACCGGGCCAGCTTATCTGCCTGGAGAGCACCACCTATCCGGGGACGACTGAGGAACTCCTCCTGCCGCGCTTTGAGGCAAAAGGACTGACGGTGGGGGAGGATTTCTTTCTGGTGTTCTCGCCGGAGCGGGAAGACCCGGGCAATGCGCGCTTCGGATTGGCCGTCATCCCCAAGGTCCTCGGAGGGGTCTCAGACGCCTGCGGCGAGTTGGGGGAGGCGCTCTACGCGACGATTGTCTCTAGAGTGATCCGGGTCGCCTCGCCCAAGGTGGCCGAAATGACCAAGCTCCTCGAGAATATCTACCGCGCCATCAACATCGCGCTGGTCAATGAGCTCAAGATGCTGTCAGACCGCATGGGGATCAACATCTGGGAAGCGATTGACGCCGCGGCCACTAAACCATTCGGCTTTCAGCCTTTCTATCCGGGGCCAGGCCTTGGAGGGCACTGTATTCCTATCGATCCCTTCTATCTCACCTGGAAAGCCCGCGAGTACGGCATGACGACGCACTTCATCGAACTGGCCGGCGAGATCAACCACGCCATGCCGGCCTGGGTGGTGGGAAAGGTTATAGAGGCGCTGAACACAAGGGGTACGTCGCTGAACGGCGCCAAGGTCCTGGTCCTGGGGGTGGCCTACAAACCGGACATTGACGATCAGCGGGAAAGCCCGGCGTTAGAGATCCTGACGCTGCTCCGGCAACAGGGCGCTCATGTCAACTACGCCGATCCCCACGTCCCACGGTGCTACGGCCATCGTCACTACCCCGACCTCGATCTGACCGCCCTACCCCTGACGGCTGAGACCATCCAGGCGCAGAATGCGGTCATCCTGGTAACCAATCACGCCGCGTTTGACCTCGAGTTGATCCGCCGACACGCCCCCCTGATCGTGGATACCCGAAACGCCTTCAAGGGCATCCCCCCAGACAAGGTTGTCAAGGCGTAA
- a CDS encoding PemK-like protein, translated as MDVRNRLANDVIVVPLSTTHRPAPTHVELPAGEGGLQNISMAKCEQVTTLDKAFLLRGPFAGIISPPLMRDIERAVQIAIGILP; from the coding sequence ATGGATGTGCGCAACCGCCTCGCCAATGACGTGATCGTCGTGCCGCTCTCCACAACGCACCGCCCTGCGCCCACCCATGTTGAACTACCTGCTGGGGAGGGCGGTCTTCAGAACATCTCTATGGCCAAGTGTGAACAGGTCACCACGTTGGATAAAGCCTTTCTCCTGCGTGGTCCATTCGCCGGAATAATCAGCCCGCCTCTCATGCGAGACATCGAAAGAGCCGTTCAAATCGCCATCGGAATCCTGCCCTAG
- a CDS encoding hypothetical protein (CARDB) has protein sequence MKTTVAFALALTVAFTGIVGNHAEAAKAKPDLIVSAVSAPPSTSPGATIVVSGTIKNQGKASSKAFSVAYYLSPSASSTSGAAVLGTQNVSGLAAGASVALSNSFTVPASTTSGTFYVVGVADSTKVISESNESNNARASGGIVIQSAASTPVSDNQITVWVTDALTRIQPTDPTGTTAAAAIKAARNEYETFQVIVRAPDTTDLSGVNVTISDLVGLGTIAKSNIALYRTHYIPVTAKSQFSSNGWYSPNQPGDWPDALVPSSVPGGTYQSFPFSVQAGKNQPVLVEVFVPKESPAGTYTGTLTITATGQSPVTMPIILTVWGFTLPDKPALASDFWGYDLWMTTNYSYSAGADRLTLRNNLYTDLRRHRIGFGLTDSTGPFPNASLDAVLQQQARIQSPWNMTDVNLQELVGAYGADQLFGQHYDEPQTVSQINAINDPNGEVQRYRRNGVPELLTVSWSSELINGEYAGWSANVDIFAGVHYALIPFSNAQKKLNEGKAVWSYSAGMQPNEAPTWLLDYNLVHFRMVPWLDYSTGLTGFLYWTPVNWCGGDPWTNSGIPGSGCESNRNMDGVFYFPGDKVGAPNAAIPSARLKAIRDGVEDYDYLALLANLGDPILAKSLAKALAPAFDSWNHDPAAVVAAREQAAARIVALGGN, from the coding sequence ATGAAGACCACAGTTGCTTTCGCCCTGGCCCTCACAGTAGCCTTCACCGGAATCGTTGGAAATCACGCCGAAGCCGCCAAGGCAAAGCCCGATCTGATCGTCTCCGCCGTCAGCGCCCCGCCCTCAACCTCCCCAGGCGCGACTATCGTCGTATCCGGTACCATTAAGAATCAAGGCAAGGCTAGCTCGAAAGCCTTCAGTGTTGCGTACTATCTTTCCCCGAGCGCTTCCAGCACCAGCGGTGCGGCTGTGCTGGGGACTCAGAACGTATCGGGTCTCGCAGCCGGCGCCAGCGTGGCCCTCAGCAATTCATTTACTGTTCCCGCCTCAACCACAAGCGGCACATTCTATGTCGTGGGGGTCGCCGATTCGACCAAGGTCATCAGCGAGAGCAACGAGAGCAACAATGCCCGCGCCTCCGGCGGTATCGTCATCCAGTCTGCGGCGTCAACTCCGGTATCGGATAATCAGATAACGGTCTGGGTCACCGATGCCCTTACCCGCATCCAACCCACTGATCCTACCGGAACTACCGCCGCCGCCGCGATCAAGGCCGCTCGAAATGAATACGAGACCTTCCAAGTCATCGTGCGAGCACCTGATACGACCGACCTATCGGGCGTTAATGTTACCATATCTGACCTGGTCGGCCTCGGGACGATTGCTAAAAGCAACATCGCCCTTTATCGTACTCACTATATTCCTGTTACGGCGAAGTCTCAATTCTCGAGTAATGGCTGGTACTCGCCCAATCAGCCCGGCGACTGGCCAGATGCCCTTGTTCCCTCTTCCGTACCTGGAGGAACCTATCAGTCGTTCCCATTCTCGGTTCAGGCCGGGAAGAATCAGCCGGTACTGGTAGAGGTGTTCGTTCCCAAGGAGAGCCCGGCAGGAACCTATACCGGCACGTTGACTATTACCGCTACCGGGCAATCGCCGGTGACGATGCCTATCATCTTAACGGTATGGGGTTTTACTCTACCCGACAAGCCGGCCCTAGCCTCGGACTTCTGGGGCTATGACCTGTGGATGACCACCAACTACTCTTACTCCGCGGGGGCAGATCGACTTACCCTCAGAAATAATCTCTACACCGATCTGCGACGGCATCGGATCGGCTTTGGCTTGACAGACAGTACGGGGCCTTTCCCGAACGCATCCCTCGATGCTGTTCTGCAACAGCAGGCACGGATCCAGTCTCCCTGGAACATGACGGATGTCAATCTCCAAGAGCTGGTGGGTGCGTACGGAGCAGATCAACTCTTTGGGCAGCATTACGATGAACCGCAGACAGTCTCACAAATTAACGCAATCAACGATCCGAACGGCGAAGTTCAACGATATCGGCGAAATGGCGTCCCAGAGCTGCTGACCGTGTCGTGGTCATCCGAGCTGATCAACGGCGAATATGCCGGCTGGAGCGCCAATGTCGACATCTTCGCCGGCGTTCACTACGCTCTGATCCCCTTCTCAAACGCGCAGAAGAAGTTAAACGAAGGGAAGGCCGTCTGGAGCTATTCGGCAGGGATGCAGCCGAATGAGGCCCCCACCTGGCTCCTCGACTATAACCTCGTCCACTTCCGGATGGTCCCGTGGTTGGACTACTCGACCGGTCTTACTGGATTTCTGTACTGGACACCCGTCAACTGGTGCGGCGGCGACCCGTGGACCAACAGTGGAATACCCGGCAGCGGATGTGAGAGCAACCGCAACATGGACGGGGTTTTCTATTTCCCTGGAGATAAGGTGGGCGCCCCGAATGCTGCGATCCCCTCCGCTCGTCTCAAAGCTATCCGGGATGGTGTAGAGGACTACGACTATCTGGCGCTGCTCGCCAACCTTGGCGATCCGATCCTTGCGAAGAGCTTAGCCAAGGCACTGGCCCCGGCGTTCGATTCCTGGAACCATGATCCGGCGGCGGTCGTCGCGGCGCGGGAGCAGGCGGCGGCGCGGATTGTGGCGCTGGGGGGCAACTAG